Proteins encoded within one genomic window of Rubrobacter aplysinae:
- a CDS encoding class I SAM-dependent methyltransferase produces the protein MPSAAGLTSRWMAAARARESARADRLFDDPLAADFAGPEGFAWLRTMDLAATTLGAGPGLFSVVRTRFYDEFLARAVRQSGARQIVLLAAGMDARAFRLEWPAGTRLYELDLPEVLELKEELLTHKKPPGNCKRRPVGVDLSGGGWPRALNEAGHDPEEPSVWLAEGFFLYLRRAEVHALLDRVGTLSAPGSRLGADFINRDFLFSPVAWPLLESFSRLGSPLRFGTNDPESLLAGHGWRARAVQPGEPGASYGRWPYPVPPRGLPGLPRSFLLTARRETGDA, from the coding sequence ATGCCGAGCGCGGCGGGCCTAACTTCGAGGTGGATGGCCGCGGCCCGGGCGCGGGAGAGCGCGCGGGCCGACCGGCTCTTCGACGACCCGCTGGCCGCCGACTTCGCCGGACCCGAAGGCTTCGCGTGGCTGAGGACGATGGACCTCGCGGCCACCACCCTCGGCGCGGGTCCGGGGCTGTTCTCGGTGGTGCGGACCCGCTTCTACGACGAGTTTCTAGCCCGCGCTGTGCGTCAAAGCGGGGCGCGCCAGATCGTATTGCTGGCCGCCGGTATGGACGCCCGCGCCTTTCGGCTGGAGTGGCCGGCCGGCACCCGACTGTACGAGCTCGACCTGCCAGAGGTCCTGGAGCTCAAGGAGGAGTTACTCACCCACAAAAAGCCCCCCGGGAACTGTAAGCGCCGCCCGGTAGGCGTAGACCTGTCCGGCGGGGGGTGGCCGCGAGCCCTGAACGAGGCCGGACACGATCCGGAGGAGCCCTCGGTGTGGCTCGCGGAAGGCTTCTTCCTGTACCTGCGGCGAGCCGAGGTACACGCCCTGCTCGACAGGGTGGGCACCCTCTCCGCGCCCGGCAGCCGGCTCGGAGCCGACTTCATCAACCGAGACTTCCTCTTCTCGCCTGTGGCGTGGCCCCTGCTGGAGTCGTTCTCGCGGCTGGGCTCGCCGCTGCGCTTCGGCACGAACGATCCCGAATCCCTGCTCGCCGGGCACGGCTGGCGCGCCCGGGCCGTCCAGCCCGGTGAGCCCGGTGCTAGCTACGGTCGCTGGCCTTACCCGGTCCCGCCTAGAGGCCTGCCCGGGCTCCCTCGCAGCTTCTTGCTTACCGCCCGGCGAGAGACCGGAGATGCATAG